A genomic stretch from Antarcticibacterium flavum includes:
- the asnB gene encoding asparagine synthase B: MCGILAIIGSSQTESKIDALSKRMSHRGPDESDLHVTKSGAILSHERLAIMDINTGIQPIQGSRSAWMVHNGEIYNFRDLKKNELKEHSFRTTGDSEVIVHLYEKYGYEFVDKLDGDFAFVVVDGDDFIAARDPIGVKPLYYGKDEEGALWFASEMKVLADQCVEFQAFPPGYYYTPVTGFVQYYKPAWYSEAECTKEAGLVKLRESLIDATRKRLMADVPLGVLLSGGLDSSLTSSIASRLLKEEGKELHSFSIGLDSEAPDLKAAKKVADFLGTIHHEIHFTIEEGIEIIKKLIWHLETYDVTSIRASTPMYFLSKAISEAGIKVVLSGEGADEIFGGYLYFKNAPSAVEFQKETIRRVQRLSTADCLRADKSTMAHGLEARVPFLDKEFLQTAMEITAIEKMPSTHGGVEKYILRKAFDTPEDPFLPAEVLWRQKEQFSDGVGYSWIDSLIEYAKAQVSDAEMQTAAVKYPVNTPATKEAYFYREIFAGFYPQESAARSVKRWVPKWQEDLDPSGRASSTHIAKKQFTPAAAEMKIVAI, translated from the coding sequence ATCCTTAGCCATGAAAGACTTGCAATAATGGATATTAATACCGGCATACAGCCCATACAGGGAAGCCGCAGTGCCTGGATGGTACATAACGGGGAGATATATAACTTCAGGGACTTAAAGAAGAACGAGCTTAAGGAGCATAGCTTTCGCACCACGGGAGACTCGGAAGTTATAGTGCATTTGTATGAAAAATATGGGTATGAGTTTGTAGATAAGCTGGATGGTGATTTTGCCTTTGTGGTGGTAGACGGTGATGATTTTATTGCTGCCCGGGATCCAATAGGTGTAAAACCCCTGTATTATGGAAAAGATGAGGAAGGAGCCCTTTGGTTTGCCAGCGAAATGAAAGTCCTTGCAGATCAATGCGTGGAATTCCAGGCATTTCCTCCGGGATATTATTATACGCCAGTAACCGGTTTTGTGCAGTATTACAAACCAGCCTGGTACAGTGAAGCCGAATGTACAAAAGAGGCAGGCCTTGTTAAACTTAGAGAATCATTGATTGATGCTACCAGGAAAAGACTTATGGCAGATGTACCTCTTGGGGTGCTTCTAAGCGGGGGGCTGGATTCCTCCCTTACATCCTCAATCGCATCCCGTCTTTTAAAAGAAGAGGGTAAGGAATTACATTCGTTTTCTATTGGGTTGGACAGCGAAGCGCCAGATCTCAAGGCGGCGAAAAAGGTTGCCGATTTTCTTGGAACCATCCATCATGAGATCCACTTCACTATTGAGGAAGGTATAGAGATCATTAAAAAACTTATCTGGCACCTGGAGACGTATGATGTAACATCTATTCGGGCCAGTACCCCTATGTATTTTCTTTCCAAAGCTATTTCAGAAGCAGGGATCAAAGTTGTACTTTCAGGGGAAGGGGCAGATGAGATCTTTGGCGGCTACCTTTATTTCAAGAATGCACCTTCAGCAGTAGAATTTCAGAAGGAAACCATCAGGCGCGTACAAAGGTTATCAACTGCAGATTGTTTGAGGGCAGATAAATCTACTATGGCCCATGGTCTGGAAGCAAGGGTGCCATTTCTTGATAAGGAATTTTTGCAAACTGCAATGGAAATAACCGCTATAGAAAAAATGCCTTCTACTCACGGGGGGGTAGAAAAATATATCCTTAGAAAAGCTTTTGATACCCCAGAGGATCCATTTTTGCCGGCTGAGGTTCTATGGAGGCAAAAGGAGCAATTTAGCGATGGTGTTGGTTACAGTTGGATAGATAGCCTTATCGAGTATGCGAAAGCACAGGTAAGTGACGCAGAAATGCAAACAGCGGCTGTAAAATATCCGGTTAACACCCCGGCCACTAAAGAGGCGTATTTCTACCGTGAAATATTTGCAGGATTTTACCCGCAGGAGAGTGCGGCGCGTTCAGTAAAAAGATGGGTTCCAAAATGGCAGGAGGATCTTGATCCAAGTGGAAGGGCCAGTTCTACCCACATCGCAAAAAAGCAATTTACACCTGCAGCTGCAGAAATGAAAATTGTAGCCATTTAG